One Halopelagius inordinatus genomic region harbors:
- a CDS encoding glycoside hydrolase family 88/105 protein: MHETDLSDAATRAAEYLQSSDLDGKSWITGVAINGLVSTGESEFVDTARGLVDTAVATQADAGQLGYGPSYPIEIFSHGREYDTSWELTVNKCLNTNNTTAIGHGVLDFYGRTGEDRYLEAARRAKESLLSFERTDDGGIPHHDPEQAGMKSLWIDSVYMMCPFLARLGVLDGDEEAFDEAATQLLVHAKHLQDPHTDLFRHIWVESPNHYPQGTFWARGNGWAATSLVEVLERLPEDHPDRDALLDVLETLSEALLDRQDGSGFWHNLVDDPNTPLETSGTTMFAYAFTKAVDLGLLEGHEYREAAERAMEASVRVVSDDGAVRRVAGPPGGPEAPLTDTPYGQGWFLMAAHEFL, translated from the coding sequence ATGCACGAGACAGACCTATCCGACGCGGCCACTCGGGCGGCGGAGTACCTGCAGTCCTCGGACCTCGACGGGAAGTCGTGGATAACCGGCGTAGCCATCAACGGACTCGTCTCGACGGGCGAGTCGGAGTTCGTCGATACCGCCCGCGGACTCGTGGACACGGCCGTCGCCACGCAGGCGGACGCCGGCCAACTCGGCTACGGGCCGAGCTACCCCATCGAGATATTCAGCCACGGGCGCGAGTACGACACCAGTTGGGAACTGACAGTCAACAAATGTCTCAACACGAACAACACGACGGCCATCGGTCACGGCGTCCTCGACTTCTACGGCCGCACCGGCGAGGACCGCTATCTGGAGGCCGCCCGGCGGGCAAAAGAGAGTCTCCTCTCTTTCGAACGAACCGACGACGGCGGCATCCCGCACCACGACCCCGAACAGGCCGGGATGAAGTCGCTCTGGATAGACTCGGTCTACATGATGTGCCCGTTTCTCGCGCGACTCGGCGTCCTCGACGGCGACGAGGAGGCGTTCGACGAGGCGGCGACGCAACTGCTCGTCCACGCGAAGCACCTTCAGGACCCTCACACGGACCTGTTCCGGCACATCTGGGTCGAGTCGCCGAACCACTACCCGCAGGGGACGTTCTGGGCGCGCGGTAACGGGTGGGCCGCCACCTCCCTCGTCGAAGTGCTCGAACGACTTCCCGAGGACCATCCCGACCGAGACGCTCTCCTCGACGTTCTCGAAACGTTGAGCGAGGCGCTTCTCGACCGGCAGGACGGGAGCGGTTTCTGGCACAACCTCGTCGACGACCCGAACACGCCGCTGGAAACGTCGGGCACGACCATGTTCGCCTACGCGTTCACCAAAGCCGTAGACCTCGGCCTCTTGGAGGGCCACGAGTACCGCGAGGCCGCGGAACGGGCGATGGAGGCGTCGGTTCGCGTCGTCTCCGACGACGGGGCGGTGCGACGCGTCGCGGGGCCGCCGGGCGGCCCGGAAGCGCCCCTCACGGACACGCCGTACGGACAGGGGTGGTTCCTGATGGCCGCCCACGAGTTCCTGTAG
- a CDS encoding universal stress protein — translation MDRGLVLLDDTETHRELLQEAKEHAIGADADLVLLVTLTEDEYEETQEMLDAIGSVENTSYTDDQVLTAATNIAEELARDVLADDAVSYEVAPRIADEDERAEAVIDTAAETESDHVFVLGRKRSPTGKALFGDLAQYVVLNFDGFVTLHAE, via the coding sequence ATGGACCGAGGATTAGTCCTCTTAGACGACACGGAGACGCACAGAGAACTCCTGCAGGAAGCCAAAGAACACGCCATCGGGGCCGACGCCGACCTCGTCCTGTTGGTGACGCTCACCGAGGACGAGTACGAGGAGACCCAAGAGATGTTAGACGCCATCGGGAGCGTCGAGAACACGTCGTACACCGACGACCAAGTCCTCACCGCGGCGACGAACATCGCAGAGGAGTTGGCGCGCGACGTTCTCGCGGACGACGCCGTCTCGTACGAAGTCGCTCCGCGCATCGCCGACGAGGACGAACGGGCCGAGGCGGTCATCGACACCGCAGCAGAGACCGAGAGCGACCACGTGTTCGTCCTCGGACGGAAGCGGTCGCCGACCGGGAAAGCGCTGTTCGGTGACCTCGCACAGTACGTCGTCCTCAACTTCGACGGGTTCGTCACGCTTCACGCCGAGTGA
- a CDS encoding ABC transporter substrate-binding protein, whose protein sequence is MAGSAGLAGCFSDSETTATGNENGAGSTGTDGGGSGLADDTLDYPAGRPATEVQFNRYSLGNYAHTLQDQLFEQVARGYADGTVRPDLLEELTVDGKTLTLTFPENFKWWNGDDVTAEDYYVGLEIDRLQQPEESNIESNTLVDDYTIERTFKTAVAPNLMKADVAETFVNTPRSVYREYLTKLQDASSQSDRESVTEELLNMKITTQQLIDDGLGNGLYEVTGFNSSETTLEKFEDHPYADRTDVPKARIVPETTADVDSLAVNNKLDMNPDVLMSESQRSSYPDNLQNVYRLNWFRTQKFTFNFKNEHLARLPVRRAIAHAVDLESMVAAMRQAGTVGSPPEKQTALRSTIHEKYLGSDFVDSLIDYPTSKDEEGAAGLMEQAGYTKENGTWVDPDGEKFTLTVLTQNNNTQVQATKVFNDQLNAFGIQTEISTVSSSDYYQRLQTYEADIFWIWHVAKALWHPTAYYSNNFYGVEVGDPSSGDTGPTGKPFTTTIPSEVGAKEVQGSGQEIQPATLMNELPSSESEEQVKERTRTLVRWFNYALPDLVFVEEDSGYWGDVGDFSMPAEGDQELNTNRPGQFSFKKGWISSK, encoded by the coding sequence GTGGCGGGCAGCGCCGGGTTGGCGGGTTGTTTCAGTGATTCCGAAACCACGGCGACGGGCAACGAAAACGGGGCGGGCAGCACCGGTACCGACGGGGGCGGAAGCGGGCTAGCCGACGATACGCTCGACTACCCCGCAGGGCGGCCTGCGACGGAGGTCCAGTTCAACCGGTACAGTCTCGGGAACTACGCTCACACGCTACAGGATCAACTGTTCGAGCAAGTCGCGAGAGGGTACGCCGACGGGACGGTGCGGCCGGACCTCCTCGAGGAACTCACCGTCGACGGGAAGACGCTGACGCTGACGTTCCCGGAGAACTTCAAGTGGTGGAACGGCGACGACGTGACGGCCGAAGACTACTACGTCGGCCTCGAAATCGACCGACTCCAGCAACCCGAAGAGTCCAACATCGAGAGCAACACGCTGGTCGACGACTACACCATCGAGCGAACGTTCAAGACCGCCGTCGCGCCGAACCTGATGAAGGCCGACGTCGCGGAGACGTTCGTCAACACCCCTCGGTCCGTCTACCGGGAGTACCTCACGAAACTCCAAGACGCGTCGAGCCAGAGCGACCGGGAGTCTGTGACCGAGGAACTGCTGAACATGAAGATAACGACCCAGCAGTTGATAGACGACGGCCTCGGGAACGGCCTCTACGAAGTCACCGGGTTCAACTCCTCGGAGACGACGCTGGAGAAGTTCGAGGACCACCCGTACGCGGACCGAACCGACGTCCCGAAGGCGAGAATCGTCCCCGAGACGACCGCCGACGTGGATTCGCTCGCGGTGAACAACAAACTCGACATGAACCCCGACGTCCTCATGTCCGAGTCCCAGCGGAGTTCCTACCCCGATAACCTCCAGAACGTCTACCGCCTCAACTGGTTCCGAACACAGAAATTCACGTTCAACTTCAAGAACGAGCATCTCGCGAGACTCCCCGTCCGTCGGGCCATCGCCCACGCGGTGGACCTCGAATCGATGGTCGCCGCGATGCGACAGGCCGGAACCGTCGGCAGTCCGCCCGAGAAACAGACCGCGCTTCGGTCGACCATCCACGAGAAATACCTCGGCTCGGATTTCGTCGACAGTCTCATCGACTACCCCACATCGAAAGACGAGGAGGGTGCGGCCGGACTGATGGAACAGGCCGGGTACACGAAGGAGAACGGGACGTGGGTGGACCCCGACGGCGAGAAGTTCACGCTCACCGTCCTCACGCAGAACAACAACACGCAGGTGCAGGCGACGAAGGTGTTCAACGACCAGTTGAACGCCTTCGGCATCCAGACGGAGATAAGCACCGTCAGTTCATCGGACTACTACCAGCGTCTCCAGACCTACGAGGCGGACATCTTCTGGATCTGGCACGTCGCGAAGGCTCTGTGGCACCCGACGGCGTACTACTCGAACAACTTCTACGGCGTCGAAGTCGGCGACCCGTCCAGCGGAGACACCGGTCCGACCGGCAAGCCGTTCACGACGACCATCCCGAGCGAAGTCGGCGCAAAAGAGGTCCAAGGCAGCGGACAGGAGATTCAGCCTGCGACGCTGATGAACGAACTGCCCTCTTCGGAGTCCGAAGAGCAGGTCAAAGAGCGGACGCGAACGCTCGTGCGGTGGTTCAACTACGCGCTTCCGGACCTCGTGTTCGTCGAGGAGGACTCCGGATACTGGGGCGACGTCGGTGACTTCTCGATGCCGGCCGAGGGCGACCAGGAACTCAACACGAACCGGCCCGGTCAGTTCTCCTTCAAGAAGGGGTGGATCAGCTCGAAGTGA
- a CDS encoding ABC transporter permease, which yields MTPRYLLKRFGQALLTFFVTITVSFVLYQAMPGGPVEAMRSVILSQSGSTSIDIDRLNTLIQLYTNVNPDQPVYVQYLNYLRDVVLYQDLGRSFFKNEAVTTLILQRLPWSMFISLYAFALGYSLSIILGVLTAYKEKSRFDSGVSSVVIALNSVPYYIVGVVLIYFLAIKQSYFPVGGRLGSGIPVGYNPEFMISIVKHAALPALSMGVLATSAALSMRGNAIRILGEDYVRVAQLRGLRDTRIATQYLGHNAILPMYTQFMIGIAGVFSSAVIVEEVFAYPGMGLLMFEAVKTQDYPLLMGTLIVFTAISLTAIFVADLTYSLIDPRISVDES from the coding sequence ATGACTCCACGATACCTGTTGAAACGATTCGGGCAAGCGCTGTTGACGTTCTTCGTCACCATCACGGTATCGTTCGTACTGTATCAGGCGATGCCGGGCGGCCCCGTAGAGGCGATGCGGAGCGTCATCCTCTCACAGAGCGGATCGACGAGCATCGACATCGACCGCCTGAACACGCTGATCCAGTTGTACACCAACGTGAACCCGGACCAACCGGTCTACGTGCAGTACCTGAACTACCTCAGAGACGTGGTACTGTACCAGGACCTCGGGCGGTCCTTCTTCAAGAACGAAGCGGTCACGACGCTCATCCTCCAGCGTCTGCCGTGGTCTATGTTCATCAGTCTGTACGCGTTCGCCCTCGGGTACTCGCTCAGTATCATCCTCGGCGTCCTGACGGCGTACAAGGAGAAGTCGCGGTTCGACTCCGGCGTCTCCTCCGTGGTCATCGCCCTCAACTCCGTCCCGTACTACATCGTGGGCGTCGTTCTCATCTACTTTCTCGCCATCAAGCAGTCGTACTTCCCCGTCGGAGGCCGACTCGGGTCGGGCATCCCCGTCGGGTACAATCCGGAGTTCATGATAAGTATCGTCAAGCACGCCGCGCTTCCGGCGCTCTCTATGGGCGTCCTCGCGACGTCCGCCGCCCTCTCGATGCGCGGGAACGCGATACGCATCCTCGGCGAAGACTACGTCCGCGTCGCACAACTCCGCGGGCTTCGCGACACGCGAATCGCGACGCAGTACCTCGGACACAACGCGATACTGCCGATGTACACGCAGTTCATGATCGGTATCGCGGGCGTGTTCAGTAGCGCCGTCATCGTCGAAGAGGTGTTCGCGTACCCCGGCATGGGACTCTTGATGTTCGAGGCGGTGAAGACGCAAGACTACCCGCTCCTGATGGGGACGCTCATCGTCTTCACGGCCATCTCGCTCACGGCCATCTTCGTCGCCGACCTCACGTACAGCCTCATAGACCCGCGGATTTCGGTGGACGAGTCATGA
- a CDS encoding ABC transporter permease, translating to MSNPETDTFDLQSIYDESIEPEPESRRVRLRRAIDLNVLAPARVAADDWRALLGGAILGLFVLMGTVGVVLVDKPTSGDAPVLAGPFEELAYPLGTDVFGQPIHSQLIHATPGIFKMIFAGAVVSVGFAAIVGVVSGFKHGDRIDTVLMTLTDVVITIPGLPLIIVITAIFQPENPYLVGIFLGIDNWPGLARTVRSQVLSIREESYVEASEIMGIPLSSILRRDILSQLMPYVMINGALTSRRIIFESVGLYFLGILPFTTFNWGVMMNLAYEGNALTRPDMIHWMVFPMLCIFLLSFSLVLLSQGLDSLFNVRLRARHANTTKKDASRASQSD from the coding sequence ATGAGTAACCCCGAGACTGACACCTTCGACCTACAGAGCATCTACGACGAGAGCATCGAACCCGAACCCGAGTCCCGGCGCGTCCGCCTCAGACGAGCGATAGACCTGAACGTGTTGGCGCCCGCCCGCGTGGCCGCCGACGACTGGCGCGCCCTCCTCGGCGGTGCCATCCTCGGTCTGTTCGTCCTCATGGGAACCGTCGGCGTCGTCCTCGTGGACAAACCGACGAGCGGCGACGCGCCCGTCCTCGCGGGACCGTTCGAGGAACTGGCGTACCCCCTCGGGACGGACGTGTTCGGCCAGCCGATTCACTCCCAACTCATCCACGCGACGCCCGGCATCTTCAAGATGATATTCGCCGGTGCCGTCGTCAGCGTCGGGTTCGCGGCGATCGTCGGCGTCGTCTCCGGATTCAAGCACGGCGACCGCATCGACACGGTACTGATGACGCTCACCGACGTCGTCATCACGATTCCCGGACTGCCGCTCATCATCGTCATCACGGCGATTTTCCAACCTGAGAACCCCTACCTCGTCGGTATCTTCCTCGGCATCGACAACTGGCCCGGACTCGCTCGGACGGTCCGGTCGCAGGTTCTCAGTATCCGCGAGGAGTCCTACGTCGAGGCGTCGGAGATCATGGGGATTCCGCTCTCGTCGATTCTCCGCCGCGACATCCTCTCGCAACTCATGCCGTACGTGATGATAAACGGCGCGCTCACGTCGCGGCGCATCATCTTCGAGTCGGTCGGTCTGTACTTCCTCGGCATCCTGCCCTTCACGACGTTCAACTGGGGCGTGATGATGAACCTGGCGTACGAGGGCAACGCGCTGACGAGGCCCGATATGATACACTGGATGGTGTTCCCGATGCTCTGCATCTTCCTGCTTTCGTTCAGCCTCGTCCTCCTCTCGCAGGGACTCGACAGCCTGTTCAACGTCCGCCTCCGCGCCCGGCACGCGAACACGACGAAAAAGGACGCATCGCGCGCCAGCCAAAGCGACTGA